A stretch of DNA from Bradyrhizobium algeriense:
TCGCCAACAACGACCCGACCGCGGACTATCCCGCAGCGGTGCTAGCGCTCGGCGCCACCATCGTCACGAACAAGCGCCGCCTCAAGGCGGAAGAGTTCTTCCAGGGCCTGTTCACGACCGCGCTGGAGAGCGACGAGATCATCACCAAGGTGATGTTCCCGCTGGCGAAGAAGGCGGCCTACATCAAATTCCGTAACCAAGCTTCGCGTTACGCGCTGGTCGGCGTGTTCGTCGCCAAGCGGCCGTCGGATGTGCGCGTTGCCGTCACCGGCGCCGGCTCGGACGGCGTGTTCCGCGCTACCCAGTTTGAGGAGGCGCTGAAGAAGCGTTTCTCGCACAAGGTGCTCGACGGCATTTCGGTGTCGTCGGAAGGGCTGAACAGCGATCTGCACGGCAGCGCCGAATACCGCGCGCACCTGATAGGCGTCTTGACGCGCCGCGCCGTCGAAGCCGCAACGGCGAAGTAAGTTTGCCGATTATTAGCGTATCAAGATTGGCTTTCCCAGAACAGGTTTGCCCATGAGTGCATCGGCGCTGCCCAAATCCGTCGATGGCATGCTCGAGTTGTTGACCTCGCGCGGCTATCTGGCCGAGCGGTCGCTGGCGACGGTGGCCTACCTGTCGCTGCGCATGGGCCGGCCGCTGTTTCTCGAAGGCGAGGCCGGCGTCGGCAAGACCGAAATCGCAAAGGTTTTGTCCGCCGCGCTCGGGCGAAAACTGATCCGCCTGCAATGCTACGAGGGGCTCGACGTCGCCTCCGCCGTCTACGAGTGGAGCAGCGCGGCGCAGATGATCGCGATCCGGCTGGCGGAAGCCGCCGGCGATACCGACCGCGAACAATTGTCGTCGGACATTTTCGCCGAGCGCTTTCTGATCAAGCGCCCGCTGCTGCA
This window harbors:
- a CDS encoding xanthine dehydrogenase family protein subunit M, with protein sequence MYEFKYHRPATVRQAANLLVKNEDAKVIAGGHTLVPVMKQRLASPPHLVDLSHIEGLDAIEMKGRSLVIGATASHAEVATSSIVGEAIPALAELAGGIGDPAVRHKGTIGGSLANNDPTADYPAAVLALGATIVTNKRRLKAEEFFQGLFTTALESDEIITKVMFPLAKKAAYIKFRNQASRYALVGVFVAKRPSDVRVAVTGAGSDGVFRATQFEEALKKRFSHKVLDGISVSSEGLNSDLHGSAEYRAHLIGVLTRRAVEAATAK